Proteins co-encoded in one Bacteroidia bacterium genomic window:
- a CDS encoding WYL domain-containing protein yields MSKRSYLQRYLLILRRLKNYPYSSFEDISAFLEEQGAMLVEDGKMNSFLFSKRTFQRDIRDIYELFDIEITYSKAQRGYHLPIFNQTNNFSQRILDAFGDLELLKFSSDISPCIQFEGRKAFGQEFIPTIIESIQSKKKLKFSYHKFFEKHESTRVVEPFLLKEFKNRWYLLASEHPSEPVKSFGLERIQSVEITDQPCEMTNSGAIADKYINCFGIICPEQGKPYEIVLAFDTFQSKYIQTLPLHPSQTLIFENESEVHFRYYLYLTPDLIMEILSFGDTVEVLSPPELRHQIQQNLETTLSYYQNKA; encoded by the coding sequence ATGTCAAAACGCTCCTACCTACAACGTTACCTCCTGATTTTAAGAAGACTCAAAAACTATCCCTATTCCAGTTTTGAGGATATAAGTGCATTTTTGGAGGAACAAGGTGCCATGTTGGTTGAGGATGGCAAAATGAATTCCTTTCTATTTTCAAAACGCACCTTTCAACGCGACATTCGGGATATTTATGAGCTATTTGATATCGAAATCACTTATTCCAAGGCTCAAAGAGGCTACCATCTTCCTATCTTTAATCAGACCAACAACTTTTCTCAACGAATTTTAGATGCCTTTGGTGACTTAGAATTGCTCAAGTTTAGTTCCGACATTTCACCATGCATTCAGTTTGAAGGAAGAAAAGCTTTTGGCCAGGAGTTTATTCCCACCATAATCGAATCCATACAAAGCAAAAAGAAACTAAAATTCAGTTACCATAAATTCTTCGAAAAACATGAATCTACAAGGGTAGTTGAACCATTTTTACTCAAGGAATTTAAGAACAGATGGTACTTATTGGCCAGTGAACATCCTTCTGAACCTGTAAAAAGCTTTGGTTTGGAAAGAATCCAATCGGTTGAAATTACCGATCAGCCCTGCGAAATGACCAATTCCGGTGCAATTGCCGATAAATATATCAATTGCTTTGGGATTATTTGTCCGGAACAAGGTAAACCTTACGAAATCGTATTGGCATTTGACACCTTTCAATCCAAATATATCCAAACTTTACCGCTGCATCCATCCCAAACTTTGATATTTGAGAATGAGTCGGAAGTCCATTTTCGATATTATTTATACCTGACACCCGATTTAATCATGGAAATTTTATCCTTTGGCGATACGGTTGAAGTACTATCTCCACCCGAACTTCGCCATCAAATACAACAGAATTTGGAAACTACTTTATCGTATTACCAAAATAAAGCCTAG